The proteins below come from a single Megachile rotundata isolate GNS110a unplaced genomic scaffold, iyMegRotu1 scaffold0229, whole genome shotgun sequence genomic window:
- the MCPH1 gene encoding microcephalin isoform X3, with translation MLHKSCKQLRTAILMKTKQMFHERSELSVKTSNILNDRGVQGRYRKRRLFVSTKESTNNHVPTDEYPNNKNVSLNTLNKLVMSGGTRTCATDNFNRFKDESISNSSIHEDTFTATPIACSTMINENNDVSCAEGDAQFPVLNSSSSVSKMHTKPSITSMEVTNVCEGFILCDKATSSLKRVKKGTSLVEERNDEKFQRLVSDNETESTNTEKTSLNVNTSVDSVSKPKDNEHNERDSTNTVRTSLRMNTSLNISRTMQENIHGNKSSIDSKNGTSNVTGSDNYFHHENIEEKRKLGTNEQSRIEGTPYPMYRSVMLRSQLKQNARSRSSRYQDESTKDSNVENVVKKPCKKRLMPLNEHSQISLSPAEKHYSPPRYLPFGRKLIHRKSNGKIIKNEQNEGKTRNKKKGKNVKKIVSKKIVVKKIVDQEILNNLQENTENLDKSPIDTQRSNRNSSNDFRSFEGSSATKRYKSKKKRTLRISIVTTGLSNDDKSMVRSVVKALGSARIETNVTKRTTHVVTTGVRTINLLHAIIRGCWIVGLEWVLKSLENDAWLNPQQYEMKHFSNAVLENRKDRQLFGSSYVPELFASCGYIHIENNTTPPCDVLKDLVKTAGGCITENPQIAKVVIGREGLKETWVFDCITSGELQPYDHYVRS, from the exons ATGTTACATAAATCCTGCAAACAGTTAAGGACTGCCATATTAATGAAGACTAAACAAATGTTTCACGAACGAAGCGAATTGTCTGTTAAGACGTCCAATATACTGAACGATAGAGGAGTACAGGGTAGGTATAGGAAAAGACGTTTGTTTGTTTCTACCAAGGAATCGACTAATAACCATGTTCCAACCGATGAATATCCAAATAATAAGAATGTATCGTTGAATACATTGAACAAGTTGGTTATGTCCGGTGGAACGCGAACTTGTGCAACTGATAATTTTAATAGATTTAAGGATGAATCTATTTCTAATAGTTCCATACACGAAGATACATTTACGGCAACACCGATCGCTTGTTCCACGATGATAAACGAGAACAATGACGTATCATGTGCAGAAGGGGATGCACAGTTTCCCGTTCTAAACAGTTCATCTTCGGTTTCGAAAATGCATACGAAACCGAGTATAACATCCATGGAAGTAACGAACGTTTGTGAGGGATTCATACTGTGCGATAAAGCGACATCGTCCCTGAAACGCGTAAAGAAAGGTACTTCGCTGGTTGAAGAACGGAACGACGAGAAATTCCAACGTCTGGTATCCGACAATGAAACTGAGAGCACGAATACGGAAAAAACTTCGTTGAATGTAAACACTTCTGTAGACTCCGTTAGTAAACCCAAGGATAACGAACATAACGAAAGGGACAGTACCAATACCGTGCGTACTTCTTTGCGAATGAATACGTCGTTGAATATTTCGCGAACGATGCAAGAAAATATTCATGGaaataaatcatcgatagaCTCAAAAAATGGTACGAGCAACGTTACAGGGTCAGACAACTATTTTCACCATGAAAATATCGAAGAGAAGAGAAAACTCGGTACCAACGAACAAAGTCGTATTGAAGGTACTCCTTATCCTATGTATCGTTCCGTTATGTTGAGATCGCAATTGAAACAAAATGCTCGATCGCGTTCCTCTAGATATCAAGACGAATCAACGAAGGATTCGAATGTTGAAAATGTCGTCAAAAAACCATGCAAGAAGAGACTGATGCCTCTCAACGAACATTCTCAAATATCGCTTTCTCCTGCAGAAAAACATTATTCGCCTCCTCGATACTTACCGTTCGGAAGAAAACTTATCCATAGGAAGAGTAACGGTAAGATTATTAAAAACGAACAAAATGAAGGGAAAACTCGTAACAAGAAGAAAGGGAAAAATGTTAAGAAAATTGTTAGTAAGAAAATCGTTGTTAAGAAGATCGTTGATCaggaaattttaaacaatttgcaAGAAAATACAGAAAATCTTGATAAGTCGCCGATAGATACGCAACGTTCGAATAGAAATTCGTCCAACGATTTTCGCTCTTTCGAAGGTTCCTCCGCTACTAAACGGTATAAATCAAAGAAGAAAAGAACGCTTAGGATAAGTATCGTTACGACCGGTTTATCTAACGA CGACAAAAGCATGGTCAGAAGCGTCGTTAAAGCTCTTGGTTCTGCCAGAATCGAAACGAACGTCACCAAACGTACCACGCATGTCGTGACCACGGGTGTGCGTACCATCAATTTGTTGCATGCGATTATACGTGGGTGTTGGATCGTTGGCCTCGAATGGGTTTTAAAGTCTTTAGAAAACGATGCATGGTTGAATCCTCAACAGTACGAAATGAAACACTTTTCGAACGCGGTGCTG GAAAATCGCAAAGACAGACAACTATTCGGATCCTCTTATGTTCCGGAATTATTCGCATCTTGcggatatatacatatagaaaaCAATACGACGCCTCCTTGCGATGTATTGAAAGATCTCGTCAAAACTGCGGGTGGATGTATCACTGAAAATCCACAAATAGCAAAAGTCGTAATCGGTAGAGAAGGTTTGAAAGAGACTTGGGTCTTTGATTGTATAACGTCAGGTGAATTACAACCGTATGATCACTATGTACGTAGTTAA
- the MCPH1 gene encoding microcephalin isoform X2: MYILNRNPSVLLERINRDDAMLHKSCKQLRTAILMKTKQMFHERSELSVKTSNILNDRGVQGRYRKRRLFVSTKESTNNHVPTDEYPNNKNVSLNTLNKLVMSGGTRTCATDNFNRFKDESISNSSIHEDTFTATPIACSTMINENNDVSCAEGDAQFPVLNSSSSVSKMHTKPSITSMEVTNVCEGFILCDKATSSLKRVKKGTSLVEERNDEKFQRLVSDNETESTNTEKTSLNVNTSVDSVSKPKDNEHNERDSTNTVRTSLRMNTSLNISRTMQENIHGNKSSIDSKNGTSNVTGSDNYFHHENIEEKRKLGTNEQSRIEGTPYPMYRSVMLRSQLKQNARSRSSRYQDESTKDSNVENVVKKPCKKRLMPLNEHSQISLSPAEKHYSPPRYLPFGRKLIHRKSNGKIIKNEQNEGKTRNKKKGKNVKKIVSKKIVVKKIVDQEILNNLQENTENLDKSPIDTQRSNRNSSNDFRSFEGSSATKRYKSKKKRTLRISIVTTGLSNDDKSMVRSVVKALGSARIETNVTKRTTHVVTTGVRTINLLHAIIRGCWIVGLEWVLKSLENDAWLNPQQYEMKHFSNAVLENRKDRQLFGSSYVPELFASCGYIHIENNTTPPCDVLKDLVKTAGGCITENPQIAKVVIGREGLKETWVFDCITSGELQPYDHYVRS, encoded by the exons GATGTTACATAAATCCTGCAAACAGTTAAGGACTGCCATATTAATGAAGACTAAACAAATGTTTCACGAACGAAGCGAATTGTCTGTTAAGACGTCCAATATACTGAACGATAGAGGAGTACAGGGTAGGTATAGGAAAAGACGTTTGTTTGTTTCTACCAAGGAATCGACTAATAACCATGTTCCAACCGATGAATATCCAAATAATAAGAATGTATCGTTGAATACATTGAACAAGTTGGTTATGTCCGGTGGAACGCGAACTTGTGCAACTGATAATTTTAATAGATTTAAGGATGAATCTATTTCTAATAGTTCCATACACGAAGATACATTTACGGCAACACCGATCGCTTGTTCCACGATGATAAACGAGAACAATGACGTATCATGTGCAGAAGGGGATGCACAGTTTCCCGTTCTAAACAGTTCATCTTCGGTTTCGAAAATGCATACGAAACCGAGTATAACATCCATGGAAGTAACGAACGTTTGTGAGGGATTCATACTGTGCGATAAAGCGACATCGTCCCTGAAACGCGTAAAGAAAGGTACTTCGCTGGTTGAAGAACGGAACGACGAGAAATTCCAACGTCTGGTATCCGACAATGAAACTGAGAGCACGAATACGGAAAAAACTTCGTTGAATGTAAACACTTCTGTAGACTCCGTTAGTAAACCCAAGGATAACGAACATAACGAAAGGGACAGTACCAATACCGTGCGTACTTCTTTGCGAATGAATACGTCGTTGAATATTTCGCGAACGATGCAAGAAAATATTCATGGaaataaatcatcgatagaCTCAAAAAATGGTACGAGCAACGTTACAGGGTCAGACAACTATTTTCACCATGAAAATATCGAAGAGAAGAGAAAACTCGGTACCAACGAACAAAGTCGTATTGAAGGTACTCCTTATCCTATGTATCGTTCCGTTATGTTGAGATCGCAATTGAAACAAAATGCTCGATCGCGTTCCTCTAGATATCAAGACGAATCAACGAAGGATTCGAATGTTGAAAATGTCGTCAAAAAACCATGCAAGAAGAGACTGATGCCTCTCAACGAACATTCTCAAATATCGCTTTCTCCTGCAGAAAAACATTATTCGCCTCCTCGATACTTACCGTTCGGAAGAAAACTTATCCATAGGAAGAGTAACGGTAAGATTATTAAAAACGAACAAAATGAAGGGAAAACTCGTAACAAGAAGAAAGGGAAAAATGTTAAGAAAATTGTTAGTAAGAAAATCGTTGTTAAGAAGATCGTTGATCaggaaattttaaacaatttgcaAGAAAATACAGAAAATCTTGATAAGTCGCCGATAGATACGCAACGTTCGAATAGAAATTCGTCCAACGATTTTCGCTCTTTCGAAGGTTCCTCCGCTACTAAACGGTATAAATCAAAGAAGAAAAGAACGCTTAGGATAAGTATCGTTACGACCGGTTTATCTAACGA CGACAAAAGCATGGTCAGAAGCGTCGTTAAAGCTCTTGGTTCTGCCAGAATCGAAACGAACGTCACCAAACGTACCACGCATGTCGTGACCACGGGTGTGCGTACCATCAATTTGTTGCATGCGATTATACGTGGGTGTTGGATCGTTGGCCTCGAATGGGTTTTAAAGTCTTTAGAAAACGATGCATGGTTGAATCCTCAACAGTACGAAATGAAACACTTTTCGAACGCGGTGCTG GAAAATCGCAAAGACAGACAACTATTCGGATCCTCTTATGTTCCGGAATTATTCGCATCTTGcggatatatacatatagaaaaCAATACGACGCCTCCTTGCGATGTATTGAAAGATCTCGTCAAAACTGCGGGTGGATGTATCACTGAAAATCCACAAATAGCAAAAGTCGTAATCGGTAGAGAAGGTTTGAAAGAGACTTGGGTCTTTGATTGTATAACGTCAGGTGAATTACAACCGTATGATCACTATGTACGTAGTTAA